Proteins found in one Pseudomonas mosselii genomic segment:
- a CDS encoding putative bifunctional diguanylate cyclase/phosphodiesterase: protein MDDNYRAAVDAAAIFSETDLRGCITYVNQQFCSISGYSREELLGANHRILNSGLHEPTFFLEMWRALAAGRVWKGEICNRAKDGSLYWVDSTMVPLIDPHTGRVRKYVSIRFDVTEKRQLLHTLQWRVGHDVLTGLPNRAYLSDLLNQALAFSRRESIPLAVCMLDLDGFKAVNDGYGHATGDLLLVEVAQRLQDILRGGDAVARLSGDEFVLILRHIEGPQQLHAALQRILQALAAPYVVREQSLSLSASIGVTLFPQDDEDADTLVRHADQAMYVAKQRGRNRYHLFDVSQELELKATHQTVARVRQALRQGELCLHYQPKVNMRSGQVIGFEALLRWMHPSKGPVPPGEFLPFVEQTDLIVELGEWVIDQALTQLQQWQLSGRDWSLSVNIAARQLQRGDFAQRLERLLARHPGVSPGRLDLEIVESVAIDNLPRVGRCLDACRALGVRFSLDDFGTGYSSLSYLKRLPAQTIKIDKSFVRDILHDHDDLTLTGAVIGLARAFGREVIAEGVETVEHGRVLMGLGCELAQGYGIARPMPVEAVAQWVAGYRQPQAWR from the coding sequence ATGGACGACAACTACCGCGCGGCCGTCGATGCGGCCGCGATCTTTTCCGAGACCGACCTGCGCGGTTGCATCACCTACGTCAACCAGCAGTTCTGCAGCATCTCCGGCTACAGTCGCGAGGAACTGCTGGGAGCCAACCACCGCATCCTCAATTCCGGGCTGCACGAGCCGACTTTCTTCCTCGAAATGTGGCGCGCCCTGGCCGCCGGCCGGGTGTGGAAAGGCGAGATCTGCAACCGAGCCAAGGACGGTTCGCTGTACTGGGTGGACAGCACCATGGTGCCGCTGATCGACCCGCACACCGGCCGGGTGCGCAAATACGTGTCGATCCGCTTCGACGTCACCGAGAAGCGCCAGTTGCTGCACACCCTGCAGTGGCGGGTGGGGCATGACGTGCTGACCGGCCTGCCGAACCGCGCCTACCTGTCCGACCTGCTCAACCAGGCCTTGGCGTTCTCCCGGCGGGAAAGTATTCCGTTGGCGGTATGCATGCTCGACCTCGATGGCTTCAAGGCGGTCAACGACGGCTACGGCCATGCCACCGGCGACCTGCTGTTGGTGGAGGTCGCCCAACGCCTGCAGGACATCCTGCGTGGCGGTGATGCGGTGGCGCGGCTGTCGGGTGACGAGTTCGTGCTGATCTTGCGCCATATCGAAGGCCCGCAGCAGTTGCATGCCGCGTTGCAGCGTATCCTCCAGGCGCTAGCTGCGCCCTATGTGGTGCGCGAGCAGTCGCTGAGCCTGAGCGCGAGCATCGGCGTGACCCTGTTCCCGCAGGATGACGAGGATGCCGACACCCTGGTGCGCCACGCCGACCAGGCCATGTACGTGGCCAAGCAGCGCGGACGCAACCGCTACCACCTGTTCGACGTGTCCCAGGAGCTCGAGCTCAAGGCCACCCACCAGACCGTGGCGCGGGTGCGCCAGGCCCTGCGCCAGGGCGAACTGTGCCTGCACTACCAGCCCAAGGTGAACATGCGCAGCGGTCAGGTGATCGGCTTCGAGGCCTTGCTGCGTTGGATGCATCCATCCAAGGGGCCGGTGCCGCCGGGGGAGTTCCTGCCCTTCGTGGAGCAGACCGACCTGATCGTCGAGCTGGGCGAGTGGGTCATCGACCAGGCCTTGACCCAGTTGCAGCAGTGGCAACTGTCCGGGCGCGATTGGTCACTGAGCGTCAACATCGCCGCCCGCCAGCTGCAGCGCGGCGACTTTGCCCAGCGCCTTGAGCGCCTGCTGGCGCGTCATCCCGGGGTGTCGCCCGGGCGCCTGGACCTGGAGATCGTCGAATCGGTGGCGATCGACAACCTGCCGCGGGTCGGCCGTTGCCTGGATGCCTGTCGAGCCCTGGGCGTGCGTTTTTCGCTGGACGACTTCGGTACTGGCTATTCCTCGCTGAGCTACCTCAAGCGTCTGCCGGCGCAGACCATCAAGATCGACAAGTCCTTTGTGCGCGACATCCTTCATGACCATGACGACCTGACTCTTACTGGCGCGGTGATCGGCCTGGCGCGGGCGTTCGGGCGCGAAGTGATCGCCGAGGGCGTGGAGACTGTCGAGCACGGAAGGGTGCTGATGGGGCTGGGCTGCGAACTGGCCCAGGGTTATGGCATTGCCCGGCCGATGCCGGTGGAGGCGGTGGCGCAGTGGGTGGCGGGCTACCGGCAGCCACAGGCGTGGCGCTGA
- a CDS encoding methyl-accepting chemotaxis protein: MALPLLAGAVAIGAGQVLPDLPAQGLTLALFAGVGLWAQSRMGRHLRRIVQVADNTFSDPVAALTYSDLPGAAGQLELILVSEEARLKTALTRLSDLAVQMAGAAQDAGRLSRSTESALLEQRAETDLTATAMTEMAASIGEVAGHVQLTAEQAHTAHLLAGQGSQVADATGAAIQSLAGTVGQINQAVNDLAGQTGAIAEAAGMIRAIAEQTNLLALNAAIEAARAGEQGRGFAVVADEVRALADKTRQSTLHIQSIIDSLRGGAEQAVSIASQGLEGAQQGVAQVALTQEALQGIQHAVQRISDMSQQMAAASQEQSSVAEDVSRQINGVAGTVQQSARRANAAAVRGAELEQVCAGLRALVERFNR, translated from the coding sequence ATGGCGTTGCCGCTGCTGGCGGGGGCCGTCGCCATTGGCGCCGGCCAGGTATTGCCGGACCTGCCCGCCCAAGGTCTGACCCTGGCGCTGTTCGCCGGCGTCGGCCTGTGGGCGCAAAGCCGCATGGGGCGCCACTTGCGGCGCATCGTCCAGGTTGCGGACAACACCTTCAGCGACCCGGTTGCGGCCTTGACCTATAGCGACCTGCCTGGTGCCGCCGGGCAGCTGGAGCTGATCCTGGTCAGCGAGGAGGCGCGCTTGAAGACCGCGCTCACCCGCCTGAGCGACCTCGCGGTGCAGATGGCCGGCGCCGCCCAGGATGCCGGACGGTTGTCGCGCAGTACCGAGTCGGCGCTGCTCGAACAGCGTGCCGAGACTGACCTCACCGCCACCGCCATGACCGAGATGGCCGCTTCCATTGGCGAGGTCGCCGGCCACGTGCAACTGACCGCCGAGCAGGCGCATACCGCGCACCTGCTGGCCGGTCAGGGCAGTCAGGTGGCTGACGCCACCGGCGCGGCGATCCAGAGCCTGGCCGGCACGGTCGGGCAGATCAACCAGGCGGTCAACGACCTGGCCGGTCAGACCGGTGCAATTGCCGAGGCAGCCGGAATGATCCGCGCCATCGCCGAGCAGACCAACCTGCTGGCGCTCAACGCCGCCATCGAGGCGGCGCGCGCCGGCGAGCAGGGGCGTGGCTTCGCGGTGGTCGCTGACGAGGTCCGCGCCCTGGCCGACAAGACCCGTCAGTCGACCCTGCATATCCAGTCGATCATCGACAGCCTGCGCGGCGGTGCCGAGCAGGCGGTAAGCATCGCCAGCCAGGGCCTGGAGGGCGCGCAGCAGGGGGTGGCCCAGGTTGCCTTGACCCAGGAGGCGCTGCAGGGCATCCAGCACGCGGTGCAGCGTATCAGCGACATGAGCCAGCAGATGGCCGCGGCCTCGCAGGAGCAGTCCAGCGTGGCCGAGGATGTCTCGCGGCAGATCAACGGTGTGGCCGGCACGGTGCAGCAGAGCGCCCGCCGCGCCAATGCCGCAGCCGTGCGCGGCGCAGAACTGGAGCAAGTGTGCGCCGGGCTGCGCGCCCTGGTGGAGCGCTTCAACCGCTAG
- a CDS encoding helix-turn-helix domain-containing protein: MTRTGLGPALRRYRKLAGLTQAQLGERTGFDPKTISRFETGTYTPSVESLVGFADALGVKPKVFFSDPEDEEEQRAYLFGVIHNAPPKDLGKLIAAVDQVLAKP, from the coding sequence ATGACGAGAACAGGTCTAGGTCCAGCCCTGCGCCGCTACCGCAAACTGGCGGGCCTCACTCAGGCGCAACTGGGCGAGCGAACCGGCTTCGACCCCAAGACCATCAGCCGCTTCGAGACCGGCACCTATACCCCCAGCGTCGAGTCGTTGGTGGGCTTCGCTGATGCCCTGGGGGTCAAGCCAAAAGTATTCTTCAGCGACCCCGAAGACGAAGAAGAACAACGCGCCTACCTCTTCGGCGTGATCCATAACGCCCCCCCCAAGGACCTCGGCAAGCTGATCGCCGCCGTCGATCAGGTGCTGGCAAAGCCATGA